In the genome of Halobacterium noricense, one region contains:
- a CDS encoding DUF5791 family protein, whose protein sequence is MLADEIQDAEAVTAGDVRAEYEAALARVVETEGVDAVAEASGVDAERLAALVDGEFVELTVEETAGVFAVSDDWPDAEGLLLEVRDNLMLQMSSAVMDVESLASGLDDQFDPKEIQQKIEGRQPMTLDEYARIYRHIASENPY, encoded by the coding sequence GTGCTAGCCGACGAAATTCAGGACGCCGAGGCAGTGACCGCCGGGGACGTTCGCGCGGAGTACGAGGCGGCGCTGGCGCGCGTCGTCGAAACGGAGGGCGTCGACGCCGTCGCGGAGGCGTCGGGCGTCGACGCGGAACGACTCGCAGCGCTCGTCGACGGCGAATTCGTGGAACTCACCGTCGAGGAGACCGCGGGCGTCTTCGCCGTCAGCGACGACTGGCCGGACGCCGAAGGGCTCCTGCTGGAGGTCCGGGACAACCTGATGCTCCAGATGAGTTCCGCCGTGATGGACGTGGAGTCGCTCGCCAGCGGGCTCGACGACCAGTTCGACCCGAAGGAGATTCAACAGAAAATCGAGGGCCGCCAGCCGATGACGCTCGACGAGTACGCCCGCATCTACCGGCACATCGCCAGCGAGAACCCGTACTGA
- a CDS encoding SDR family oxidoreductase: protein MDVAILGCGYVGLELGRQLAVVGHDPVGVRRSEEGIAAIRDAGFDAVQADVTDAESLSAVPDVDAAVFAASSGGRDANAAREVYVEGLRRAIEHFGSREDSPDQFVYTSSTGVYGDHDGDWVDEETPLDPTTEKTKVLVEAERVTRERAPDFGMDATVVRFAGLYGPDRYRLLRYLDGPVTEGYLNMVHREDAAGVVRFALTDAAAADAEVLLAVDDEPVSKWAFADWLADEAGVDRPDKQTVEERLAAGDLSEPAERRLRTSKRCSNDRLHELGYEFAYLTFREGYRAAVDAFRRGEYK from the coding sequence ATGGACGTCGCGATTCTGGGCTGCGGATACGTCGGGCTCGAACTCGGCCGCCAGCTCGCAGTCGTCGGCCACGACCCCGTGGGCGTCCGGCGCTCCGAAGAAGGGATCGCGGCGATTCGGGACGCGGGCTTCGACGCCGTGCAGGCGGACGTCACCGACGCCGAGTCGCTGTCGGCGGTACCGGACGTCGACGCCGCGGTGTTCGCGGCAAGTTCGGGCGGCCGCGACGCGAACGCCGCGCGCGAGGTGTACGTCGAGGGCTTGCGGAGGGCAATCGAGCACTTCGGCAGTCGCGAGGACTCGCCAGACCAGTTCGTCTACACGTCGAGTACGGGCGTCTACGGCGACCACGACGGCGACTGGGTGGACGAGGAGACGCCGCTTGACCCGACTACGGAGAAGACGAAGGTGCTCGTGGAAGCCGAGCGCGTCACCCGCGAGCGCGCACCAGACTTCGGGATGGACGCGACCGTCGTACGGTTCGCCGGGCTCTACGGCCCGGACCGCTACCGCTTGCTCCGATACCTCGACGGCCCCGTCACGGAGGGCTACCTGAACATGGTCCACCGCGAGGACGCCGCTGGCGTCGTGCGGTTCGCGCTCACCGACGCCGCGGCCGCCGACGCCGAGGTGCTGCTGGCGGTGGACGACGAACCGGTCTCGAAGTGGGCGTTCGCGGACTGGCTCGCCGACGAAGCCGGCGTCGACCGGCCCGACAAGCAGACTGTCGAGGAGCGGCTGGCCGCGGGCGACCTCTCCGAGCCCGCCGAGCGCCGCCTGCGCACGAGCAAGCGCTGCTCGAACGACCGCCTCCACGAGTTGGGCTACGAGTTCGCCTATCTGACGTTCCGCGAGGGGTACCGCGCGGCCGTCGACGCGTTCCGTCGCGGGGAGTACAAGTAA
- a CDS encoding aldo/keto reductase, with product MATADGTFQYKERFSEDKARTYFRSVRDRAVSSVGLGTYLGEPTDDVDDAYYETIRAAVEGGCNVVDTAINYRHQRSERVVGRALVDADVDREEVFLATKGGFVPFDESRPDDPGEFVAEEYVDSGILDADDLAHGSHAIAPGFIEDQLDRSLRNLGVDKIDLYYVHNPETQLDARLSGAVYDQLEATFERLEERVAAGDIEHYGVATWEAFRVPRTHDHFLDLGEIISRARSAAKAVGNTATHLRAIQVPFNVFMADAFTVKSQEGPEGDQSVLWYAHEAGLNVFTSASLAQGQVLEGLPDDVEEKLDGDTLAQQGLNFARSAPGVTSALAGTTSPEHVRENIAAGTFEPLGADAFDAVFE from the coding sequence ATGGCTACTGCTGACGGGACGTTCCAGTACAAGGAGCGCTTCAGCGAGGACAAGGCGCGGACGTACTTCCGGAGCGTGCGCGACCGCGCGGTCTCCAGCGTCGGGCTCGGCACGTACCTCGGCGAGCCGACCGACGACGTCGACGACGCCTACTACGAGACGATTCGGGCGGCCGTCGAGGGCGGCTGCAACGTCGTGGACACGGCCATCAACTACCGCCACCAGCGCAGCGAGCGCGTCGTCGGCCGCGCGCTCGTGGACGCCGACGTGGACCGCGAGGAAGTGTTCCTCGCGACGAAGGGCGGGTTCGTGCCGTTCGACGAGTCCCGGCCCGACGACCCCGGGGAGTTCGTCGCCGAGGAGTACGTCGACAGCGGGATTCTAGACGCCGACGACCTCGCGCACGGCAGCCACGCCATCGCGCCCGGCTTCATCGAGGACCAGTTGGACCGTTCGCTCCGAAATCTCGGCGTGGACAAAATCGACCTCTACTACGTCCACAACCCCGAGACGCAACTTGACGCGCGGCTCTCCGGCGCGGTCTACGACCAACTGGAGGCGACGTTCGAGCGCCTGGAGGAGCGCGTGGCTGCGGGCGACATCGAGCATTACGGCGTGGCGACGTGGGAGGCGTTCCGCGTCCCACGCACCCACGACCACTTCCTCGACCTCGGCGAAATCATCTCGCGGGCGCGGTCGGCTGCGAAGGCGGTCGGGAACACGGCGACGCACCTGCGCGCGATTCAGGTGCCGTTCAACGTCTTCATGGCGGACGCGTTCACCGTCAAATCGCAGGAGGGGCCGGAGGGCGACCAGAGCGTCCTGTGGTACGCCCACGAAGCCGGATTGAACGTGTTCACGTCCGCGAGCCTCGCACAGGGCCAAGTCCTCGAGGGGCTGCCTGACGACGTCGAGGAAAAGCTCGACGGCGACACGCTCGCCCAGCAGGGCTTGAACTTCGCGCGCAGCGCGCCCGGCGTCACGTCCGCGCTCGCCGGCACGACCAGCCCCGAGCACGTCCGCGAGAACATCGCTGCGGGGACGTTCGAGCCGCTGGGCGCGGACGCCTTCGACGCGGTCTTCGAGTAG
- a CDS encoding MFS transporter has product MPSTSASDARRVRLFGSLCALVFLVNFGRVVFAPLVAPLQADFVTSDAAVGLVATLAWLGSALPRLPTGWLLTRVDRHHVVLGTGALLAVSSAGMTFAPSIEFVMVGAFLVGLASGAYFVAANPLISELFPERVGRVVGVHGTASQLAAALAPVLVGRVLLEAFTWRAPFYLLSAAAVVVTVVIYVLAGRTDLPEAGAADRDLLGAIRRQYRIVVLGVVIVGAAALVWNGFFNFYIKYLTETKNIPSSTAETLLTVVFAAGVPAFWYTGRLADRFRHVPLMLAVLGGFVASLLAMTLVDGVVAVAAVSVVLGYAVHSLFPAIDTFLLDSLPDSDRASAYAGYSSVMMVVQAMGSVVIGSLVGAGFAYDGVFQVAGVALAALLVVLVVLYRGGRLPAGAS; this is encoded by the coding sequence GTGCCCAGTACGTCCGCCAGTGACGCGCGCCGCGTCCGGCTGTTCGGCTCGCTGTGCGCGCTCGTGTTCCTCGTGAACTTCGGGCGCGTCGTGTTCGCGCCGCTGGTCGCGCCCCTGCAGGCCGACTTCGTGACCAGCGACGCCGCGGTCGGGCTGGTGGCGACGCTGGCGTGGCTTGGGAGCGCGCTCCCGCGGTTGCCGACCGGCTGGCTGCTGACGCGCGTCGACCGCCACCACGTCGTCCTCGGCACGGGCGCGCTGCTCGCGGTGTCCTCGGCGGGGATGACGTTCGCGCCGTCCATCGAGTTCGTGATGGTCGGCGCGTTCCTCGTCGGCCTCGCGTCGGGCGCGTACTTCGTCGCCGCGAACCCGCTCATCAGCGAACTCTTCCCCGAGCGCGTCGGCCGCGTCGTCGGCGTCCACGGCACCGCCTCGCAGTTGGCGGCCGCGCTCGCGCCCGTGCTCGTCGGCCGCGTCCTTCTCGAAGCGTTCACGTGGCGCGCGCCGTTCTACCTGCTGTCCGCGGCCGCGGTCGTCGTCACGGTCGTCATCTACGTGCTCGCCGGCCGCACCGACCTCCCGGAAGCCGGCGCCGCCGACCGCGACCTCCTCGGCGCGATTCGCCGCCAGTACCGCATCGTGGTGCTCGGTGTCGTCATCGTCGGTGCCGCGGCACTCGTCTGGAACGGCTTCTTCAACTTCTACATCAAGTACCTCACCGAGACCAAGAACATCCCGAGTAGTACTGCCGAAACCCTCCTCACGGTGGTGTTCGCTGCGGGCGTGCCGGCGTTCTGGTACACCGGCCGGCTCGCCGACCGATTCCGCCACGTGCCGCTGATGCTCGCGGTGCTCGGGGGCTTCGTCGCGTCGCTGCTCGCGATGACGCTCGTCGACGGCGTGGTCGCCGTCGCGGCCGTCTCCGTGGTGCTCGGGTACGCCGTCCACAGCCTCTTCCCCGCCATCGACACGTTCCTTTTGGACAGCCTGCCGGACAGCGACCGGGCGAGCGCGTACGCCGGCTACAGTTCCGTGATGATGGTCGTGCAGGCGATGGGGAGCGTCGTCATCGGGTCGCTGGTCGGCGCCGGCTTCGCCTACGACGGCGTCTTCCAGGTCGCGGGCGTCGCGCTCGCCGCGCTCCTCGTCGTCCTGGTCGTGCTCTACCGCGGCGGCCGGCTGCCCGCTGGCGCAAGTTAG
- a CDS encoding glycosyltransferase family protein has product MDYTQERVATLHDYGDADPDAPTGRAAVVVPMTDREYAGLAPERVFSELERVDPAEVVVPLRAPAERVPEFRDWLAEFDVPLTVLWCDGPRVEGLLDDAGLAGERGKGRDVWLALGVAARHDYVVVHDADTTTYEARDVRKLLFPLAEGFDFAKGYYARVENDRLYGRLFRLFYEPLVDALADLRKTTASSSAAHQNAKRSEDSHDHEILDFLGAFRYALAGECSMTAELARGLRVQRRWGLEVGTLGEAFRLAGTDGTAQVDLGRYEHDHRAVSGPTGLSEMSEGVGAALFRAVEDAGVDVDYDALAERYLDAADRFVRAYGADAAFNDLDYDGEQERAQTRTYADAIAEPGADARLPAWSNTSLDAGDVAAAAAADAEEAAAAAGDSSDSATDGEP; this is encoded by the coding sequence ATGGACTACACGCAGGAGCGCGTGGCGACGCTCCACGACTACGGCGACGCCGACCCGGACGCGCCGACGGGCCGGGCGGCCGTCGTCGTTCCGATGACCGACCGCGAGTACGCCGGCCTCGCCCCGGAGCGCGTGTTCTCCGAGCTCGAACGCGTCGACCCCGCGGAGGTCGTCGTGCCGCTGCGCGCGCCCGCCGAGCGCGTCCCCGAGTTCCGCGACTGGCTCGCCGAGTTCGACGTGCCCCTGACCGTGCTCTGGTGTGACGGCCCGCGCGTCGAGGGCTTGCTCGACGACGCGGGACTTGCGGGCGAACGCGGGAAGGGCCGGGACGTCTGGCTGGCGCTCGGCGTCGCCGCGCGCCACGACTACGTCGTCGTCCACGACGCCGACACCACCACGTACGAGGCCCGCGACGTTCGGAAGCTACTCTTTCCGCTCGCCGAGGGCTTCGACTTCGCGAAGGGCTACTACGCGCGCGTCGAGAACGACCGGCTGTACGGCCGGCTGTTCCGGCTGTTCTACGAGCCGCTCGTGGACGCGCTCGCGGACCTTCGGAAGACGACGGCGTCGTCTTCCGCAGCCCATCAGAACGCGAAGCGTTCTGAGGACAGCCACGACCACGAGATTCTGGACTTCCTCGGCGCGTTCCGGTACGCGCTCGCCGGCGAGTGCTCGATGACCGCGGAGCTGGCGCGCGGCCTGCGCGTCCAGCGGCGCTGGGGGCTGGAGGTCGGCACGCTCGGCGAGGCGTTCCGGCTCGCCGGGACGGACGGCACGGCGCAGGTCGACCTCGGGCGCTACGAGCACGACCACCGCGCGGTCTCCGGCCCGACGGGGCTCTCGGAGATGAGCGAGGGCGTCGGCGCGGCGCTGTTCCGCGCCGTCGAGGACGCGGGCGTAGACGTGGACTACGACGCGCTCGCTGAGCGCTACCTCGACGCGGCCGACCGGTTCGTGCGCGCGTACGGCGCGGACGCCGCGTTCAACGACCTCGACTACGACGGCGAACAGGAACGTGCCCAGACGCGGACGTACGCCGACGCCATCGCCGAGCCCGGCGCGGACGCGCGGCTGCCGGCGTGGAGCAACACCAGTCTCGACGCGGGCGACGTGGCTGCGGCGGCCGCCGCGGACGCCGAGGAGGCCGCCGCGGCAG